The following are encoded in a window of Oceanidesulfovibrio indonesiensis genomic DNA:
- a CDS encoding OmpA/MotB family protein yields MGRKRRRAPGGGGDPSWLITFSDLTTLLLTFFVLILSMSSMDRTILTKINVFTQSLGFTTDRSAGRVPQRIQLILDLIEDPFSIMEKSNRIKDLLFPDYILPPDINRSTLFENIHILERPEGLALVLSDSLLFEQASSELTPEARMLLKPLTELILFMTADVNISGHTEGGGDLWNPVEQEAVDPYDLSMDRATSVLAFFVQSGVAQRRFSISGYGPNWPYETLPGQDPLPNRRVEILLKTEPYLGGY; encoded by the coding sequence ATGGGACGCAAGCGCAGGAGAGCACCGGGCGGCGGGGGCGATCCGTCGTGGCTCATTACCTTCTCGGACCTCACCACTTTGCTGCTGACGTTCTTCGTGCTCATTCTGTCCATGTCGTCCATGGACAGAACCATCCTGACCAAGATCAACGTATTCACGCAGAGCCTGGGGTTCACGACGGACCGTTCCGCCGGGCGGGTCCCCCAGCGGATTCAGCTCATTCTGGATTTGATCGAGGATCCGTTCTCCATCATGGAAAAGTCTAACCGAATCAAGGATCTGCTTTTTCCCGATTATATCCTGCCGCCGGACATCAATCGCTCGACGCTATTCGAAAACATCCATATCCTCGAACGCCCGGAAGGCCTCGCCCTGGTGCTCTCCGATTCGCTGCTTTTCGAACAGGCCAGCTCAGAGCTGACGCCCGAGGCCCGCATGCTTCTCAAGCCCCTGACCGAACTCATCCTCTTCATGACCGCGGACGTGAACATCTCCGGGCACACCGAGGGCGGGGGCGACCTGTGGAATCCGGTTGAACAGGAGGCTGTCGACCCGTATGATCTTTCTATGGATAGGGCTACTTCCGTACTTGCATTCTTTGTACAGAGCGGAGTGGCTCAGCGGCGTTTCTCAATTTCAGGGTATGGTCCCAACTGGCCGTATGAAACCTTGCCGGGCCAGGACCCCTTGCCGAATCGCCGTGTGGAAATATTATTAAAGACTGAACCATATCTGGGTGGATATTGA
- a CDS encoding YggS family pyridoxal phosphate-dependent enzyme — protein sequence MAPECASIEANLARVRELVASACNRAGRSAEDVSIIAVAKKHPVESVRCAVAAMQLDIGESYVQEALAKQGELADSRVRWHFVGSIQSRKAKDIAGRFHLIHSLDSEKLARKLHNAAKDRGVPQPVLIQVNVGREEQKSGVLEEKLPELAETVIAFPELKLQGLMCLPPFFDAPDAAQPYFARLRQLRDDLERRLDIALPTLSMGMTGDFPQAIAEGATCVRIGTAIFGPRPY from the coding sequence ATGGCACCAGAGTGCGCATCCATCGAAGCCAACCTCGCACGCGTCCGCGAGTTGGTGGCCTCGGCCTGTAACAGGGCCGGGCGCTCTGCGGAGGACGTTTCCATTATCGCCGTGGCCAAAAAGCATCCGGTCGAGTCAGTCCGTTGCGCCGTCGCCGCCATGCAGCTGGACATCGGCGAATCCTACGTGCAGGAGGCTCTTGCCAAGCAGGGAGAGTTGGCTGACTCTCGTGTGCGCTGGCACTTCGTGGGCAGCATCCAGAGCCGTAAGGCCAAGGACATCGCAGGCCGGTTCCACCTGATCCATTCCCTGGACTCGGAAAAGCTGGCCCGCAAGTTGCATAATGCCGCGAAGGACCGGGGAGTACCCCAGCCCGTGCTCATTCAGGTGAACGTAGGCCGCGAAGAACAGAAATCCGGCGTTTTGGAGGAGAAGCTCCCGGAGCTCGCCGAAACCGTGATCGCGTTTCCGGAGCTCAAACTGCAGGGCCTCATGTGCCTGCCGCCTTTTTTCGACGCGCCGGACGCAGCACAGCCTTATTTCGCGCGACTCCGGCAGTTGCGGGACGACCTTGAACGCAGACTGGACATCGCGCTGCCGACGCTCTCCATGGGCATGACCGGAGACTTCCCGCAGGCAATAGCCGAAGGCGCCACCTGTGTGCGCATCGGCACGGCCATCTTCGGCCCGCGACCCTATTGA
- a CDS encoding motility protein A, protein MDLATIIGIILSFGLVISAIAFKGSILIFVSIESLLIVLGGTIGATLVNYPLSRVFGVFSVVKHTFFSKVDSPTDIIDQFMEYANRARREGILSLEPIIKEIDDVYLRKGLQLTVDGLEPQAIQEILEKEVIYLESRHETGAEILSALGAYAPAMGMIGTAIGLILMLQTMEDPSTIGPAMAVALITTFYGAILANLVFLPMAGKLKQRSKDEIVVKEMVMEGILAISKGENPRIIEEKLTSFLPPKDRRKET, encoded by the coding sequence ATGGATCTGGCAACCATCATCGGCATCATACTATCCTTCGGGCTGGTGATCTCCGCCATTGCCTTCAAAGGCAGCATCCTCATTTTCGTCAGCATCGAATCCTTGCTCATCGTCCTCGGTGGCACCATCGGCGCGACGTTGGTGAATTATCCTCTGTCGCGCGTGTTCGGCGTGTTCTCCGTGGTCAAGCACACCTTTTTTTCCAAGGTCGATTCGCCCACCGACATCATCGATCAATTCATGGAATACGCCAACCGCGCCAGGCGCGAGGGCATTCTTTCCCTGGAGCCGATCATCAAGGAAATCGATGACGTCTATCTGCGCAAGGGGCTGCAACTTACCGTGGACGGTCTGGAGCCCCAAGCCATCCAGGAAATCCTGGAAAAGGAAGTCATCTATCTCGAATCGCGCCATGAAACAGGCGCGGAGATCCTTTCCGCCCTTGGCGCATACGCTCCGGCCATGGGCATGATCGGAACCGCCATCGGCCTCATCCTCATGCTTCAGACCATGGAGGACCCCTCCACCATCGGTCCGGCAATGGCCGTTGCGCTCATCACCACGTTTTACGGCGCCATCCTCGCGAACCTCGTGTTTCTGCCAATGGCGGGCAAACTCAAGCAGCGCAGCAAGGACGAGATCGTTGTCAAGGAAATGGTCATGGAAGGCATCCTCGCCATTTCCAAAGGCGAGAACCCGCGCATTATCGAAGAGAAGCTGACCAGCTTCCTGCCGCCGAAGGACAGGCGCAAGGAAACCTAG
- a CDS encoding OmpA/MotB family protein: MARRDRKAKDQAGSPWLITFTDMMTLMLTFFVLLVSMSVIDERRKLVVLGSIIGTFGVGQEGFDPRSLRDRRLTLEPGPIELEKAEDLEPLKELLWEDLENDIDFQRNKFVEILSINDEVLFEPGTTQLSRKGKQIVDRMLPALLAIEHPLLLAGHASIRREEEENYDISMDETALDFSWKLSFHRVMSLYKYLLSRGMDPDKLFVEAFGRFKPMRSNDTPEGRRANRRVDIVLDRRNSYWISTLDTYARDRSENGDVFIYKDFRFDIRRQGAADGAVEE; the protein is encoded by the coding sequence GTGGCTCGCAGAGACAGAAAAGCAAAAGATCAAGCAGGGTCGCCATGGCTCATCACGTTCACCGACATGATGACCCTCATGCTGACGTTCTTTGTTCTGCTCGTCTCCATGTCTGTCATCGACGAACGCCGCAAGCTCGTGGTGCTGGGCTCCATCATCGGCACGTTCGGCGTCGGCCAGGAAGGGTTCGACCCTCGTTCGCTGCGGGATCGCCGGCTCACGCTGGAGCCGGGGCCCATCGAGCTGGAGAAAGCCGAGGACCTGGAGCCGCTCAAGGAGCTGCTCTGGGAAGATCTCGAGAACGACATCGACTTCCAGCGCAACAAGTTCGTCGAGATACTCTCCATCAACGACGAGGTGCTATTCGAACCCGGCACGACTCAGCTTTCCCGCAAAGGCAAGCAGATCGTGGACCGCATGCTGCCTGCCCTGCTCGCCATCGAGCACCCTCTGCTGCTCGCCGGCCATGCGTCCATCCGCCGCGAAGAAGAGGAAAACTACGATATTTCCATGGACGAGACGGCCCTCGATTTTTCCTGGAAGCTCTCCTTTCACAGGGTGATGAGTCTCTATAAGTATCTGCTCTCGCGCGGCATGGATCCGGACAAGCTTTTCGTGGAGGCTTTCGGCCGTTTCAAACCGATGCGTAGCAACGATACGCCTGAAGGCCGCAGGGCCAACCGCCGTGTCGATATCGTGCTGGACCGCCGCAACAGTTACTGGATTTCCACGTTGGACACATATGCCCGCGATCGGTCCGAAAACGGTGATGTCTTCATCTACAAAGACTTCCGGTTCGACATTCGCAGGCAAGGCGCGGCCGACGGCGCGGTGGAGGAGTAG
- the era gene encoding GTPase Era yields MPEDFDVPEGYRAGWIALLGPPNAGKSTLLNAMVGQKVAIVTSKPQTTRTQVTGILTRQDAQLVFFDTPGLHHRGGRMNRALLQSAWQALSGADIVVLVLDMAFAASRTPAFMEEVRELAEPILDSGRPLLVALNKVDIVKPKDALLPIMEELAEMLPGATLFPISALRAEGLPPLLETMIEHLPESSPLFPPDQVSTAPMRFMASELLREKLFDATRQEVPYSLAVDIEEWEEEPETGRVLISAVVYVARQAHKRIVIGKDGRVLKEAATKTRHELMDMLGRKVHLEVWVKVKENWPENPAMLRQLGLG; encoded by the coding sequence ATGCCCGAGGATTTCGACGTTCCCGAAGGCTATCGCGCTGGATGGATAGCGCTGCTGGGGCCTCCCAACGCCGGCAAGTCCACCCTGCTCAACGCCATGGTGGGTCAGAAGGTCGCCATAGTGACTTCCAAGCCGCAGACCACGCGAACGCAGGTGACCGGCATACTCACGCGGCAGGATGCCCAGCTCGTATTTTTCGACACCCCCGGGCTGCACCATCGCGGCGGCCGCATGAACCGCGCCCTGCTGCAGTCCGCATGGCAGGCGCTTTCCGGTGCGGATATCGTGGTGCTGGTTCTGGACATGGCCTTTGCCGCGAGCCGTACCCCCGCTTTCATGGAGGAGGTCCGAGAGCTTGCCGAACCGATACTCGACTCCGGCCGTCCACTGCTCGTGGCCCTGAACAAGGTGGACATCGTCAAGCCCAAGGATGCACTGCTGCCCATTATGGAGGAACTGGCGGAAATGCTTCCCGGCGCGACCCTGTTCCCCATATCCGCCCTGCGCGCCGAAGGGTTGCCGCCGCTCCTGGAAACGATGATCGAACACCTTCCAGAGTCTTCGCCGCTGTTTCCGCCGGACCAGGTGTCCACGGCGCCGATGCGCTTTATGGCCTCGGAACTGCTGCGCGAGAAGCTGTTCGACGCCACCCGCCAGGAAGTCCCCTACTCCCTGGCCGTGGATATCGAGGAGTGGGAGGAGGAGCCCGAGACAGGGCGTGTGCTGATAAGCGCCGTGGTCTATGTGGCCCGCCAGGCACATAAACGCATCGTCATCGGCAAGGACGGCCGTGTGCTCAAGGAGGCAGCCACCAAGACGCGCCATGAGCTCATGGACATGCTGGGCCGCAAGGTCCACCTGGAGGTATGGGTCAAGGTCAAGGAGAACTGGCCAGAAAATCCGGCCATGCTGCGGCAGCTCGGCCTGGGCTGA